One Turneriella parva DSM 21527 genomic region harbors:
- a CDS encoding class I SAM-dependent methyltransferase has product MAPLSDRRFAVCPAEGVVINLAYEFRRYEHDYFEKEYKNQYGKSYTADRQSILERNHKRFQHIAHLVSHRSHPQVLEIGSAAGYFLKIMQDHGFSVHGWEISAAMAKYANARGLKTTQQDFLKGARQHQARKRKPFDIVAMFYVLEHLPEQAEVWQHLSALVKAGGYLLLALPSAAGPMFRFHRSEWYASHPTDHKIDYSPDSLSTTAKRFGFVSVATFSEGIHPHRFPLGRFAPMARLYRKVLEAAPLADTIYAVLRREG; this is encoded by the coding sequence GTGGCGCCACTCAGCGACCGCCGGTTCGCCGTTTGCCCTGCCGAAGGGGTCGTGATTAACCTCGCGTACGAATTTCGCCGCTACGAACACGACTACTTTGAAAAAGAATACAAGAACCAGTACGGGAAGAGTTACACTGCCGATCGCCAGTCGATTCTCGAACGCAACCACAAGAGATTTCAGCACATCGCGCACCTCGTCTCTCACCGCTCGCACCCGCAGGTGCTCGAAATTGGCTCTGCCGCCGGTTATTTTCTGAAAATCATGCAAGACCATGGCTTTTCGGTACACGGTTGGGAAATCTCAGCCGCGATGGCAAAATACGCCAATGCACGAGGGCTCAAAACCACCCAACAGGATTTTCTCAAGGGTGCCCGCCAGCACCAGGCACGCAAGCGTAAGCCTTTCGACATCGTCGCGATGTTCTATGTACTCGAACACCTGCCCGAACAGGCCGAAGTCTGGCAGCACCTCTCGGCGCTGGTCAAAGCCGGCGGTTATCTGTTGCTCGCGCTGCCTTCGGCAGCCGGCCCGATGTTCAGGTTTCACCGCAGCGAGTGGTACGCCTCTCACCCGACGGACCACAAGATCGACTATTCGCCCGATTCGCTCAGCACTACAGCGAAACGTTTCGGCTTTGTGAGCGTCGCCACGTTTTCTGAAGGTATACATCCGCATCGTTTTCCGCTCGGCCGTTTTGCCCCTATGGCGCGTCTTTACCGAAAAGTTCTTGAAGCCGCGCCGCTCGCCGATACCATCTATGCAGTTCTGAGGCGCGAGGGCTGA
- a CDS encoding HD domain-containing protein, with protein MQAYDILHKVHGLLGEGEARTLLGWELYWYAPATQQKPDLADDLKRETLNLKLQVSPEDLSRLQLSFPEAVMTEGDLQLSLPPHGRQPAQIRFTTKPLQQLPTAGVRVAGSEIDLSGTLSASDVLSIARIAARYPQLILYTEGADPVTLKSADDLPASQRRHAFRGIILGRRPTAGFRLLDSLGLLDIFLPEVTAGRGLSQNRFHAHDIFEHLLRAADGALDLNEPVRWSALLHDIGKVPTRVEQADGESTFHNHEMYSARMVVPIMKRLAVPISVGQKVKFLVRNHMFHYTDEWSDKAVRRFVKKVPLGELQDLISLRLADRKGSGKKTAFPKALQKLMGHIDELIAKEQEFKIKDLAIDGHTLIELGMPQTRAMGDMLKYLFEEVKAGRAENNRETLLALVESRRAAEAST; from the coding sequence ATGCAGGCATATGACATTCTCCATAAAGTGCACGGGCTTCTCGGCGAAGGCGAGGCCCGCACGCTCTTAGGGTGGGAGCTCTACTGGTATGCACCCGCAACTCAGCAAAAACCAGACCTGGCCGACGACCTGAAACGCGAGACTCTCAACCTGAAGCTACAGGTATCGCCCGAAGATTTGTCCCGGCTGCAGTTAAGTTTTCCCGAAGCAGTCATGACCGAAGGCGATCTGCAGCTATCGCTGCCACCCCATGGCAGGCAGCCCGCACAGATTCGTTTCACGACGAAGCCGCTGCAGCAGTTGCCGACAGCAGGTGTGCGCGTTGCCGGTTCTGAAATTGATCTTTCGGGCACCTTGTCGGCGAGTGATGTGCTCAGCATAGCACGCATAGCGGCGCGCTACCCCCAGCTGATTCTATACACCGAAGGTGCAGACCCCGTAACGCTCAAGAGTGCCGACGATCTGCCGGCTTCGCAGCGCCGCCACGCATTTCGAGGCATTATTCTCGGGCGCAGGCCCACTGCAGGTTTTCGACTGCTCGACAGCCTCGGGCTGCTCGATATTTTTTTGCCCGAGGTGACTGCGGGGCGCGGGCTTTCGCAGAACCGCTTTCACGCCCACGACATCTTCGAGCACCTGCTGCGCGCCGCCGATGGTGCGCTTGACCTCAATGAGCCGGTGCGCTGGTCTGCGCTGCTGCACGACATCGGTAAAGTGCCTACCCGCGTCGAACAAGCCGATGGTGAATCGACTTTTCACAATCATGAGATGTATTCGGCGCGAATGGTCGTGCCGATCATGAAGCGCCTCGCCGTGCCGATATCGGTTGGGCAGAAGGTGAAGTTTCTTGTGCGCAACCATATGTTTCATTATACCGACGAATGGTCTGACAAGGCGGTGCGTCGGTTTGTCAAAAAAGTACCGCTCGGTGAACTGCAAGACCTGATTTCGCTGCGCCTCGCCGACCGCAAAGGTTCTGGCAAAAAGACTGCTTTTCCCAAAGCGCTGCAAAAGCTGATGGGCCATATCGACGAACTGATCGCCAAAGAGCAGGAGTTCAAAATTAAAGACCTGGCGATCGACGGGCACACGCTGATTGAACTCGGCATGCCGCAGACCCGTGCGATGGGTGA
- a CDS encoding alpha-2-macroglobulin family protein, with translation MRLLRAAILLLVVFGHRLSALEIYLNRAFTTGEKPVATLYASGEGTLYLRLYRIDDVHAYLSGQANAHTVTEKNERLMQPGYFLWSSVIENMEYAMHQFARRYMRGDYRERLRTDLGLKPYAFPFRDRFPEINLFAPLKLPIVDETAIPVRARHWRAVHHTFSEMKPGYYLLEASQGRHIAHAPLVVSDVAMVTKTSPHNVLIYAVNLKTGEVLSDATVTAYTRVKNEYQRKATFNLKNGLAFSDKTDYLAGAESTLYVLQQGGHYAFSDLYAIEAGKSLFESAIYTDRPVYRIGDTVQVRAVFVRNQAAAAHGKVKYQIKSSDNEILHSGEAELSPAGSLSFAYKSSSLKPGRYSLQMTLENETHYGSFYIEQYKKPETRATFTVERPVVLSGENGQVVLSASYYSGEPLSKSKTEIVIERSRISYPWWYGLGYEEYYGDGYDYASWEFVKDFTADLDVAGKLRVEVATDGKADGDYTYRVRAAVKAQNREETAAVVRFKVYRAPVSLRLSQDRWYYAASSAIGFRVNAARVTDNKPVAAQVKAELIYRQYNSKTQKYDDSVVQTKTIDISAAGEANAEFAAAKVGGTYLIRVSAVAEGRSTFELTETYVYAGSDYAGFGEDSQRPVTVSPGKKKYELYETAEFAVRLPTQKRLPVLVTVENDRVRKYSLVRPDSAEFIHKQELLSELSPNFDLHVTAIGFDRSPQFYAGSAQIVLPPKHRILQVEAVADRDRYRPGEEANIIVRAFDSKKNPVAAEFSLAVVDEAIYSLREDSLTSLPLVLNPRISSSVVTNNSIAFSFYGYGAEKSLYALYREQMAEAAALRKGESPQVKIRKNFKDTAFFTATGKTGADGIARVRVPLPDNLTEWRITTHAHTTAGLSGSERGKLVVAKDFALRLAQPRFLRERDEAKLRLLVSNQLKEPQVARFEANLTSLKLTQPFAKELSIPAGEERYVDFTVTAPFYPADGKAKLQFIARAEKDNDGLELALPVLPYGVENFVAEQKVFADSQGEWTTKLKLDADARSELAEMQISFTAGVIPSIVETLPYLIQYPYGCVEQTLSTFLPAIWAGQAAQKLGLALPVKTAQIKDITEAGLKKLYGYQHNDGGWGWWADDPTDAYMTAYTLWGLSEAEKSNVAVDKAVIKKGLKYLGEQLATVTLGDLKDSYARHRVVFTQAVLLKLQGASPADAKIRAEWNELLNSNSAEPTQLALIAETAALRKFKDVQQNALKQLTAQAKTSAQGTWFENTKQKAYYWYSDRDEITAQVLNAVVSETSGEWPQMTRGMITHLMTQKKQRRWRSTKVSALVTRAFAAYAIKTGEKPNAVEVTASVDGERRDVVYNAKKQAGLEPMVFKTRSREAKVDISRSGKGFFIARAEWKHYLNKPLIVPREGSFRLSRRYFPVARSGNNYTRGEARYAFKAGDLVMTEVALTAAKGSEYLLVEDMIPAGFEPLNNAELSLLGNLRYDNYADAPAAVERLDDRVGLAKTYLSNERFAPRAFYRAVFPGKYQAMPAQGGLMYYPETYAWSGSDVITISE, from the coding sequence ATGCGTTTATTGCGTGCGGCAATTCTGCTGCTGGTTGTGTTTGGTCATCGCCTATCTGCCCTCGAAATCTACCTGAACCGAGCATTCACGACGGGTGAAAAGCCCGTTGCGACTTTGTACGCTTCGGGCGAAGGTACACTCTATCTGCGTCTCTACCGCATCGACGACGTGCACGCCTACCTCAGCGGCCAGGCGAATGCGCATACGGTCACCGAGAAAAACGAACGCCTGATGCAACCGGGCTATTTTCTTTGGTCGAGTGTTATCGAAAATATGGAGTATGCGATGCACCAGTTCGCGCGCCGCTATATGCGCGGTGACTATCGCGAGAGGCTGCGCACCGACCTGGGACTGAAACCCTATGCGTTTCCGTTTCGTGACAGGTTTCCCGAAATCAATCTGTTTGCCCCTTTGAAATTACCGATCGTCGATGAAACCGCGATTCCCGTGCGCGCGAGACACTGGCGGGCGGTTCACCACACGTTTTCTGAAATGAAGCCCGGTTACTATTTGCTCGAAGCATCGCAGGGGCGCCACATTGCGCATGCCCCCCTTGTGGTATCAGACGTGGCGATGGTCACCAAAACATCACCGCACAACGTGTTGATCTATGCGGTGAATCTTAAAACGGGCGAGGTGTTGAGCGACGCAACTGTCACCGCCTATACGCGTGTCAAAAACGAGTACCAGCGCAAGGCGACCTTCAATCTGAAGAATGGCCTCGCATTCTCTGATAAAACGGATTACCTCGCCGGCGCTGAGTCAACCCTCTACGTGCTGCAGCAGGGTGGCCACTATGCGTTTTCAGACCTCTATGCGATAGAAGCGGGTAAGTCGCTTTTTGAATCGGCCATTTATACTGATCGGCCGGTTTACCGCATAGGCGATACCGTTCAGGTGCGTGCGGTCTTTGTGCGCAACCAGGCAGCTGCGGCGCATGGTAAGGTCAAATACCAGATCAAGAGTTCAGACAATGAGATTCTGCACAGCGGCGAGGCAGAATTGTCGCCGGCGGGCAGCCTTTCGTTTGCCTATAAATCCTCATCATTAAAACCCGGACGTTATTCGCTGCAGATGACCCTCGAAAATGAGACGCACTACGGGAGCTTTTATATCGAGCAGTACAAGAAGCCCGAAACGCGCGCCACGTTTACGGTCGAAAGACCCGTTGTGCTGAGCGGCGAGAATGGACAGGTTGTGCTCTCGGCGTCTTACTATTCAGGCGAACCGCTGTCGAAATCGAAAACAGAAATCGTGATTGAAAGATCGCGCATCAGCTATCCGTGGTGGTATGGCCTTGGTTACGAAGAGTATTATGGCGACGGCTATGACTATGCGTCGTGGGAATTCGTCAAAGACTTCACAGCCGATCTCGACGTTGCGGGCAAACTCAGGGTTGAAGTCGCCACTGACGGTAAGGCCGATGGCGATTATACATACCGTGTGCGCGCAGCTGTAAAAGCGCAGAACCGCGAAGAAACGGCTGCAGTCGTGCGGTTCAAGGTCTATCGTGCGCCCGTCTCGCTGCGGCTCTCGCAAGACCGCTGGTATTATGCCGCGTCGAGCGCCATCGGTTTCCGGGTGAATGCAGCGCGTGTCACCGATAATAAACCCGTCGCAGCCCAGGTCAAGGCAGAGCTGATTTATCGTCAGTACAACAGCAAGACCCAAAAATACGATGACTCAGTTGTGCAGACGAAAACCATCGACATCTCCGCAGCAGGCGAAGCCAATGCCGAATTCGCGGCGGCAAAAGTGGGCGGCACTTACCTGATTCGCGTGTCTGCGGTCGCCGAAGGGCGCTCGACCTTTGAACTTACCGAAACCTATGTGTATGCAGGCTCTGACTATGCCGGCTTCGGTGAAGACAGCCAGCGACCCGTGACCGTCAGCCCCGGCAAAAAGAAATATGAACTTTATGAGACGGCAGAATTTGCCGTGAGATTACCAACGCAGAAACGGCTGCCCGTTCTCGTGACCGTTGAAAACGACCGGGTGCGTAAGTACAGCCTGGTGCGTCCCGACAGTGCGGAGTTCATACACAAACAAGAGCTGCTTTCTGAACTGAGCCCCAACTTCGACTTACATGTCACAGCGATCGGCTTCGACCGCTCGCCGCAATTTTATGCAGGTTCGGCGCAGATTGTACTGCCGCCGAAGCACCGTATTCTGCAGGTTGAAGCCGTCGCCGACCGCGATCGTTACCGTCCCGGTGAAGAGGCGAACATTATCGTGCGGGCGTTCGACAGCAAGAAAAACCCGGTGGCGGCCGAGTTTTCGCTTGCTGTTGTCGACGAAGCCATATACAGCCTGCGCGAAGATTCGCTAACTTCGTTGCCGCTCGTTTTGAACCCACGCATCTCGTCTTCGGTTGTCACGAACAACTCGATTGCGTTCAGTTTTTATGGCTACGGCGCTGAAAAGAGCCTCTACGCGCTCTACCGTGAACAAATGGCCGAAGCGGCTGCGCTCCGCAAAGGCGAATCGCCGCAGGTGAAGATCCGCAAGAATTTTAAAGATACGGCGTTCTTCACAGCCACCGGCAAAACCGGCGCCGACGGCATTGCGCGCGTGCGCGTGCCTTTACCCGACAACCTGACCGAATGGCGTATCACGACGCATGCGCACACGACCGCAGGCCTTTCGGGTAGCGAACGTGGTAAACTCGTGGTCGCGAAAGATTTCGCGCTGCGCCTTGCACAGCCACGCTTTTTGCGCGAGCGTGACGAGGCGAAGCTGCGCCTTTTGGTCTCTAACCAGCTCAAAGAACCGCAGGTTGCCCGCTTTGAGGCGAACCTGACATCGCTGAAACTCACCCAGCCATTCGCGAAAGAACTTTCGATACCCGCCGGCGAAGAGCGTTATGTCGACTTCACGGTAACAGCCCCGTTTTATCCGGCTGACGGCAAGGCGAAGCTGCAGTTTATCGCCCGCGCCGAAAAAGACAACGACGGTCTCGAATTGGCGCTGCCGGTTCTGCCTTACGGCGTCGAAAACTTTGTGGCAGAGCAGAAGGTATTTGCCGACAGCCAAGGCGAGTGGACGACAAAACTTAAGCTAGACGCCGATGCGCGCAGCGAACTGGCTGAAATGCAGATCAGTTTCACCGCAGGCGTGATACCGTCGATTGTCGAAACATTGCCGTACCTGATTCAGTATCCCTATGGCTGCGTCGAGCAGACGCTATCGACCTTTTTGCCTGCGATCTGGGCGGGGCAGGCGGCGCAGAAGCTCGGTCTCGCACTGCCCGTCAAGACCGCGCAGATCAAAGACATCACCGAAGCCGGGCTCAAGAAGCTTTACGGCTACCAACACAATGATGGCGGCTGGGGCTGGTGGGCTGACGACCCGACCGATGCGTACATGACGGCTTACACTCTTTGGGGTCTCAGCGAAGCGGAGAAATCGAACGTTGCTGTCGACAAGGCAGTCATTAAGAAAGGGCTGAAGTATCTCGGCGAGCAACTGGCCACGGTTACGCTGGGCGATCTTAAAGACAGCTACGCCAGACACCGCGTGGTATTTACGCAGGCAGTTCTCTTAAAGCTGCAGGGTGCTTCGCCGGCCGACGCAAAGATAAGGGCCGAATGGAATGAACTCTTGAACAGCAACTCTGCTGAGCCCACGCAGTTGGCGCTGATCGCCGAAACGGCGGCATTACGCAAGTTCAAAGACGTGCAGCAGAACGCATTGAAGCAACTCACCGCGCAGGCAAAAACCTCGGCGCAGGGTACGTGGTTTGAAAACACGAAGCAAAAGGCTTATTATTGGTACAGCGACCGCGATGAAATTACGGCGCAGGTATTGAATGCAGTCGTGTCAGAAACATCGGGTGAATGGCCGCAAATGACGCGCGGCATGATTACGCATCTCATGACGCAGAAAAAGCAGCGGCGCTGGCGCAGCACCAAAGTCAGCGCGCTCGTTACGCGGGCGTTTGCGGCCTATGCAATCAAGACCGGTGAGAAACCCAATGCTGTCGAAGTGACCGCCTCAGTTGACGGTGAAAGGCGCGACGTCGTCTATAATGCCAAAAAGCAGGCAGGCCTTGAACCCATGGTCTTTAAAACACGCAGCCGCGAGGCAAAGGTGGATATTTCGCGCAGCGGCAAGGGCTTTTTTATCGCGCGCGCCGAATGGAAGCATTACCTGAACAAGCCGCTGATCGTGCCGCGCGAAGGCAGCTTCAGGCTGTCGCGGCGCTATTTTCCGGTCGCTCGCAGCGGTAACAATTACACCCGAGGTGAGGCGCGTTATGCATTCAAAGCCGGCGATCTGGTCATGACTGAAGTGGCGTTGACAGCCGCCAAGGGCAGCGAATACCTGCTCGTCGAAGATATGATACCTGCAGGTTTTGAGCCTCTGAATAACGCTGAACTGTCGTTGCTGGGCAATTTGCGCTACGACAACTACGCCGATGCACCCGCTGCAGTCGAGCGCCTCGATGACCGGGTGGGGCTTGCCAAGACCTATCTGAGCAACGAACGTTTTGCACCAAGAGCTTTTTACCGAGCGGTTTTTCCAGGAAAATACCAGGCGATGCCTGCACAGGGTGGCCTCATGTATTACCCGGAGACATATGCCTGGTCGGGTTCTGACGTGATCACGATCAGTGAATGA
- a CDS encoding DUF2126 domain-containing protein, producing the protein MIRVSLTHLTEYSYDRAVALSPHVIRLRPAPHTRTHIESYALSVSPEKQFLNWQQDPFANWQARLVFPEKTKKLSVRVKLVAHIKVYNPFDFFTEEYAKNYPFRYEPKLAHELQPYLVISDNAPELAEFAKGFRGDGLTMVDFLVGINNHVKQKVGYVIRMEPGVQSVRETLTKTSGSCRDSAFLLVQLLRLFGIAARFVSGYLIQLKADTVAAGGEAGPQNDFTDLHAWAEAFVPGAGWVGLDATSGLLAAEGHIPLAATPEPESAAAIHGFSDPCNSKLHFEMHVERLTETARVSKPYTEAVWHEILSVGEKIDKVLAKSDMRLSMGGEPTFVSATDRESRQWNFDALGEDKYRLSEALLERLYSIYCQGGIILRSQGKWYPGEPLPRWSLDCFWLKDGTALWNNLKLLGIGGAEPKSAEVSQAKQFTEAFAESLGLPTACVQAAYEDPAHYITAESKLPPEFDTLITGNSFDEIERRRLLAVLDRGLGKAVGFCLPLKYNATKGLWQSAKIEFRRGFLSLIPGDSPMGLRLPLASITETHEIDAVQDPLARTKTKVAAKGEVREEPIRTILCAEIRSAKLWVFLPPVNTLDEFITLVQLAESVAAKLSLVLHLEGYEPPKDGRLGFFRITPDPGVIEVNLFPSSSMKEAAAKTQVIYDEAEKLGLTTDRYMLDGRPSATGGGNHITVGALNPADSPFLRRADLLASLVAYWQNHPSLSYLFSGMFIGPTSQAPRIDEARDSNLYEAEIALKELRRHEKHPPWQIDRTMRNVLVDITGNTHRTEISIDKLYAPGSATGRLGLVELRAFEMPPHYRMSVAQQFLVAALLLKFWKEPYRHELIRWGGSLRDKWLMPLYIEEDMRRVISELDRAGFAFRDYFFEPFYEFRFPLYGRYAYEGMQFELRMALEPWHVLGEEMVNGGVSRSVDSAVERVQLKAQGFDSTRFEVVCNGFQVPLVHVAHLHCHVAGVVFKAWAPPFTLHPTIPVHAPLNFSVYDRAAKKYIAGFGYHVAHPGGRSYDTYPVNSYEAESRRLSRFSEQADYPTHPPRRLAQDEYPHTLDLRWA; encoded by the coding sequence TTGATACGCGTCAGTCTCACTCATCTGACGGAATATTCTTATGACAGGGCCGTTGCACTTTCGCCGCATGTGATAAGGCTGCGACCGGCGCCGCACACGCGCACACATATTGAGTCTTATGCACTCAGCGTTTCGCCCGAAAAGCAGTTTCTTAACTGGCAACAAGACCCATTTGCCAACTGGCAGGCCAGGCTGGTCTTTCCCGAGAAGACGAAGAAGCTGAGCGTGCGCGTGAAACTCGTCGCGCATATCAAGGTCTATAACCCTTTTGACTTTTTTACCGAAGAGTACGCGAAAAATTATCCCTTTAGATATGAACCGAAGCTCGCGCACGAGCTGCAGCCTTACCTCGTTATATCAGACAATGCCCCTGAGCTCGCAGAATTTGCCAAGGGGTTTCGCGGCGACGGGCTCACGATGGTTGATTTTCTTGTGGGCATCAACAACCATGTGAAGCAGAAGGTCGGCTATGTGATTCGCATGGAACCCGGCGTGCAGTCGGTGCGCGAGACCTTGACCAAAACATCGGGCTCATGCCGCGACAGCGCATTTTTGCTCGTGCAGCTGCTCCGCCTCTTTGGCATCGCCGCCAGATTTGTATCAGGATACCTGATTCAGCTTAAAGCCGACACCGTGGCGGCGGGCGGCGAGGCAGGCCCGCAGAATGATTTTACCGATCTGCATGCATGGGCCGAAGCGTTTGTTCCCGGGGCAGGCTGGGTCGGCCTCGATGCGACTTCGGGCCTTCTCGCAGCAGAGGGCCATATTCCGCTTGCGGCGACTCCCGAACCTGAAAGCGCCGCGGCCATACACGGTTTCAGCGACCCGTGCAATTCGAAGCTGCATTTCGAGATGCATGTCGAGCGTCTCACCGAAACGGCGCGGGTCAGCAAACCTTACACCGAAGCCGTTTGGCATGAAATTCTGTCTGTCGGCGAAAAGATCGATAAGGTTCTGGCGAAATCTGACATGCGGCTTTCGATGGGGGGCGAGCCGACGTTTGTGTCGGCAACTGACCGCGAGAGCCGCCAGTGGAACTTTGACGCGCTCGGCGAAGACAAATACCGGCTCAGTGAAGCCTTGCTCGAACGCCTCTACAGCATCTATTGCCAGGGTGGCATCATCTTGCGCTCGCAGGGGAAATGGTATCCGGGTGAGCCGCTGCCCCGCTGGTCTCTCGATTGTTTCTGGCTCAAAGACGGTACAGCTCTCTGGAACAATCTTAAGCTGCTCGGCATCGGCGGCGCAGAGCCGAAATCGGCAGAGGTTTCGCAAGCGAAGCAGTTTACCGAGGCATTCGCCGAATCTCTCGGGTTGCCGACCGCCTGTGTGCAGGCTGCGTACGAAGACCCTGCGCACTATATCACGGCTGAATCGAAACTGCCGCCTGAGTTTGACACGTTAATTACCGGCAATTCATTCGACGAGATTGAACGGCGACGGTTGCTCGCGGTGCTCGACCGGGGGTTGGGAAAAGCTGTCGGCTTCTGCCTGCCGCTGAAGTACAATGCGACGAAAGGGCTGTGGCAGAGCGCGAAAATAGAATTTCGCCGGGGATTTTTGTCTTTGATACCGGGCGATTCGCCGATGGGGCTCAGATTGCCGCTCGCTTCGATCACTGAAACCCATGAAATCGATGCGGTTCAAGACCCGCTTGCGCGCACAAAGACGAAGGTCGCGGCGAAAGGTGAGGTTCGCGAAGAGCCGATTCGCACGATTCTCTGCGCTGAAATTCGCAGCGCTAAACTCTGGGTATTCTTGCCGCCGGTGAATACTCTCGATGAGTTTATCACTTTGGTCCAGCTCGCAGAAAGTGTTGCGGCAAAATTGTCGCTCGTTCTGCATCTTGAAGGCTATGAGCCGCCGAAAGATGGCCGTCTCGGTTTCTTTCGCATCACCCCCGACCCCGGTGTTATCGAAGTGAATCTTTTCCCGTCGAGCTCGATGAAAGAGGCCGCAGCGAAGACGCAGGTCATCTACGACGAAGCCGAAAAGCTGGGGCTCACCACAGACAGGTACATGCTCGATGGCAGGCCATCTGCTACCGGCGGCGGTAACCACATCACTGTCGGCGCGCTGAACCCCGCAGACAGCCCATTCTTGCGGCGCGCCGACCTGTTGGCGTCGCTCGTGGCGTACTGGCAGAACCATCCTTCGTTGTCTTATTTGTTCAGCGGCATGTTTATCGGGCCGACGTCGCAGGCCCCGCGTATCGATGAAGCGCGCGATTCAAACCTTTACGAAGCCGAAATCGCACTGAAAGAGCTGCGGCGGCACGAGAAACATCCCCCCTGGCAGATCGACCGCACAATGCGCAACGTGCTCGTTGACATCACGGGCAACACGCACCGTACTGAAATATCAATCGATAAGCTTTATGCTCCCGGCTCGGCAACGGGGCGCCTGGGTTTGGTGGAGCTCAGGGCGTTCGAGATGCCGCCGCACTACCGCATGAGTGTCGCGCAGCAGTTTCTCGTAGCTGCGCTACTTTTGAAATTCTGGAAAGAGCCATACCGGCACGAACTTATTCGCTGGGGTGGCAGCCTGCGGGACAAATGGCTGATGCCGCTCTACATCGAAGAAGATATGCGGCGCGTCATTAGTGAACTTGACCGCGCGGGTTTTGCGTTTCGCGATTATTTCTTTGAGCCGTTCTATGAATTCCGATTTCCTCTTTATGGGCGTTATGCCTATGAAGGCATGCAGTTTGAACTGCGCATGGCGCTTGAACCCTGGCATGTGCTCGGTGAAGAAATGGTCAATGGCGGCGTGTCGCGTTCTGTCGACAGCGCCGTTGAGCGCGTTCAGCTGAAGGCCCAAGGGTTCGATAGCACGCGGTTCGAAGTCGTCTGTAATGGTTTTCAGGTGCCATTGGTCCATGTCGCACATCTGCACTGCCATGTCGCAGGCGTCGTGTTCAAGGCCTGGGCGCCGCCGTTTACGCTGCACCCAACGATACCCGTGCATGCGCCGCTCAACTTCTCGGTCTATGACCGTGCGGCAAAGAAATACATTGCGGGTTTTGGCTACCACGTGGCGCACCCCGGCGGCAGGTCATACGATACGTATCCGGTGAATTCATACGAAGCAGAGAGCAGGCGGCTTTCGCGTTTTTCAGAGCAGGCCGATTATCCGACGCACCCGCCGCGCCGGCTGGCGCAAGACGAATATCCGCATACGCTTGACCTGCGGTGGGCCTGA